The genomic window ACAATTTTCAGATCGCAAAACTTTACCCCCGCATCCAATTCGAAAAGATGATTGTCGACAACTGCACCATGCAAATGGTCTCTAACCCCAACCAGTTTGATGTGATGCTAACACCGAACTTGTATGGCAACATCGTAGATAATCTCGCCAGTGGACTTGTAGGGGGCGCTGGTGTCGTCGCTGGAGCCTCTTACAGCGCCGAGTGTGCTGTCTTTGAGCAGGTAAATACGAACGAAGGAATGAGAGTCAAtgagtttttgtattttgttataattttaaagcaaataccctcatttcttaaaattaaaacattgtaaTTTTACTCTTCTAAGGACTCTTTCTTTCTGTTTGTGCGAAAGTTTTCATGTTATAAATGTTCTGAACGCACCTTGTCGTAGATAAATACCGAAACGTTAttcaaagtttttatttcaagtGTGCGTTAGAGTGCAAAACATATTGTAAAGCTATCATAAAGTCTGCATATAATTGTATACACAATTATCCCAGTTAAAAAccataatacattaaaaagagggtgcgtgtacttatgtacgcgcgtaagaagttatacttctttgacattattaattatacatacggatagttaacctctattgtattgaagcacttagGAAGGGGTTGATAGCAATTTTAAAACGGACAAGGTTTATAAATGGTTTCAAGACTCCAAGGCGTTTGTTAATAAGATATGAATATggtggatattttttttagcctaagttttttgtgaataaccaaacatttattatttacagggTGCTCGTCATATATTCTCCGGTGCAGTGGGCAAGAATATCGCAAATCCTACTGCAATGTTGCTGTGTTCGGCCAATCTCTTAGCGCACGTCAATCTTCACTCCTACTCCAAAATGATCAAGGGTGCCATTAACAAGTcagtataattattaacttgGTGATGTTTGAATTCTAGATggaaaagaaattatataaatatttcccATCTGTCCGTATACTTCATactaaaattcattaaaatcggATCATACATGAGATATGATAAGAaacattaataacattaatataagaaacatttatttcgTACTGCATATCGActtgaaatatagatattttaaagaatgtcataaaatattaaaaagatatacaaCATATTTAATCTTATGCCACTGTCCTCGAGAGATTGTAGCGCTGGATTATTAtgatgttaaattttatttaaatgtttattttcaggGTGCTATCTGATGGCAAAGTGCGAACCAAAGACCTCGGCGGTCAATCTACCACCAAAGCCTTCACTAACGCTATTATTCATTGCCTAACATAAACAcctaacacacacacacatccCTTTACCATAAACCATTTTAGATCTTCAGATGTCTTTACCAGTACAAACttgacaatttacataaatgacaGTTGGTTAAATGTCACAGATCCTGTCACTTCCATAATAATACATAGTGTGTTTTTGTTACTTAATATCatgaaaaaatctaatatcGATCGGGTGGTAAATgccctttttattattaaagattgTACATtaactttattcaaataaatagaTGTCATTATAATCCAGGTTTAAGAGCGCTATAAACGAGTTTGAGCTACATACATttgttaaacatattatatatgggACAATTGACCATGAAAATTAactattataatgaattaaatagctataataatagtaaaaatattgaatcatATTGAACTCGAGTAAAGTCTCTAgattaagtataatttattttatttgtatttatgatCTGTGGTTTTGTAGTTACAGTATTATGTCAATATTTGTTAccagtgtaaataaaattaataaaattgatttgattatttttcatattccttctccttaataactaaatatttgaagtgaaacttctttatcggggttggaaaaaaatttagtgtaacattttttcgtaacgcgtcacatttttccgttacgcgccatctttttgaagtgaaacttctttatcgacgtatgggagaaattttgtagcaaatcgtcacgtttttcggttacgcgccatgttgctttttgaagtcaaacttctttatcggcgttggaatgaaacttctttatcgacgtatgggagaaattttgtagcaaatcgtcacgtttttcggttacgcgcgatgttgctttttgaagtcaaacttctttatcggcgttggaaaaaaatttaccgtcacatttttcggttacgcgccatctttttcttgtccataccacggttgattcgaagccattaataacaaaaatatataataacgataacaatgatagtaataattctattacaattaatgaaattctataataatcttcgtagtaataaggtaaaatgaaatatttgtattcatgtctatgatagtaaaacccttttgttaaactttatctaatgtaacgaatttctgtaaagttgcatatagtagatcatttttcgaaaaataagataaagaagtttcacttcttacgtgtgtagtacacgcacaatttttttattttctttacccacaaaatattacagaatAACCTTGCATACTATATAAATTTGATAAcagaaagtaaaataaaacaagacatatgatttgaaaatttactgaaAATGCTGAGAAAATATAGGGATTATAATTTGGATGTTAAAGAAATATGTGTAGGTCGGGCAATCATTGATTTGAGGAAAATTGAATTAATCATATGCTCCGGGCTGCGGGATAACTCTTGGAGCTGCTAGCTTCTTGACGCGGTCTGATATTACATACTTGAGGGCGTTAGGTGGAACCtagtaacaagataaaaacattttagtaATTTAGATTTCGAGCGAAATTTCTATATGCTTTGtcaaaatgtttgaaaattaCCTTAACAGGATCTCTGTACCACGCTTCTTGAGATAGTCTTCTGTATATCTTGAAATCCGGGAATCGACATATTTGGTTGATACGAGGCAATAACGCCGCTAATGGCTTACCGTGTCCTCTCTGTAAGAAGTAAAAAGTCATTACCCgaatgataatatattttgtcattataatatacCATTATTAACTTCAGACAAGCTTCGACGACAGAACTATATTCAGCCAtcagaaataaataagataattCAGAGTTgcacatagtattgtcttttattgacataacttttacacatttaaagaaaacacttttttaccggattgaagttatgtattattataaattaacaattattttatatcacggtgaccacgcacgctgtaaagcacgcgaaacgtcggaaaattttaaaattatgtcaaataattgtaaatttataataatacataacttcaatccgggaaaaaagtgttttcttaaaTCAGAGTTGtttgtttcaaaaaatatattgtcatCTAGTTGGccatgtattaatatttaatactctTGTATACTCTGACAGTAGACAACCCTAGGTAAGATAAAGGCCGCAGAAATTTGTCTGCATTGCCTTACCAAGTGGCTGTCCCACTATAATTACCTTTATGGGTGGCGGTCTAAAGTCCTTCCTGGGGCCAGCAATTTGACTAATATATTCCATATGTTTTTTCCATTCGCTTTCCGTCCACCCACGTTTCTTCTTAATTTCTTTGGAATCCTGCTTTTTGAGGTCAAGCACGCAGTTTGCGAGTTTTGAATAACAGGTGGAGTTAGCTGCTTCTATCATGCGATCTATTCGGTCTGTTCGCTCTTGACTAAagcgatttttatatagtCGCTTTAAGATGAGAAAACGtctgaaaatatttcaaaacaaaattcaCGGTAAAAGATTTTCATTTTGACAATATGGCTGGCCATATTGCTAGTAATAACTATGTATAGTCAAGATTAGCTTAACAAATTATTAGTATCTTGTTTTAggttgataaataattatttttgggagcaaacgggcagtaggctcacctgatgttaactgATACCGTCCATGGGCGGTTTACAATTACTTCTGGCATTATCGGGCTTTTAAGAATCGGTATGCTCTTTTTTTATTGGCGTTGGTGATATACTTACCGTATGTATGGCCAAGCAACATCGGTAACTCGATCAGTGGCCTGTGCGCCTAAAGCCGACTTCCGAATACCTCTCGGATTGATAGCTGGCATTCCCTCTCCCGTATCAATTATATACTTTCTTGGCACACTCAATATGTTCAGTCGTTTGGGGATTTTGTATGGAAAGTTGGAGGTCGGTGAGTCATATTTTGGTTTACCCATTTTGCTAACTGATCTAAGAGTTATACTGCAGTTTCAGATTTTGGGTTTACATTTTGCTTATTTAATCATGGTTGTAAccatatttattcatttttccGGTGGACTATTGTTGTGGTGTTTGGCTTGTCCTGTCTTAAATTGACATTGTCTTTAGACAAAgatatctataatttttaatgagtaaaaagtatgtatgtactataatattatattctaccttatataaaaaagccgCCCGATGCACAAcgtattttttactattaaattctacttttaataataatatgtatgcttataaaaatattttaatagtcttagtaaaaaaaatcagaagtAATTAAATGatcaaaacatatatacaaatatctatatttacaatttaaaaatcttaattataatttacaaatataaaatttaagcgTCTTGTTTAGTCTCTGTGTTCTTTTGGAATTCTATTTCTTGAATTGCAGGTTCTTCTAAGggttcaatatttttatttttgcctCGATTTCGGAAACTGTAACAAAATTGAAGATTGTTCCGTTAGTTATGTTACGTTACGTACGTTACTTATGCCTACCATGAGTttgttaaagtaataaaacgcTGAATTAAACTGAGTCtgcgtaaaataattaaaatataatccttttattattttatcaaactcATGGTACCCTGCAAGTTAACACTAAGTCGGACGAATGTAAAGTTATTTCTTTAGTTTGggttcagttttttttaactcaaGTCATTTATCATCCGATACTCCAATTTTttagcagtgttagcctagtggcttcagcgtgcgactctcatacctgaggtcgtaggttcgatccccggctgtgcaccaatggaatttctttctatgtgcgcatttaacattagcatttgctcgaacggtgaaggaaaacatcgtgcgGAAACCGAAatatcttagacccaaaaagtcaacggcgtgtgtcaggcactggaggctgatcacctacttgcctattagatttaggtataaatgatcatgaaacagattcagaaatctaaggccaagacctaaagaggttgtagcaccactgatttatttatattatttattccaatttttttaaccatttttttatataatttatatgtctttttattgttttaaaacaacaaatcATGTAGGCGGTGAAATTTATACATACCATCCCCTTattctttgataaataaagatgGCGGTCATTGGAATTGGTGTCATGATGGCCACCGACACTGGTACAACTGAAAACacatgaaatatgtattacaatttagtatatatgtagtacaatttttaattactatataaactatttcaaaatgtaatacacgaatacatatttattgtcaaaattaaaaaaaactgttacgATTAGGAGAGCCTTGAAAGCTTTTGTAATCTCTATTCAGGAAAAGTGTgtatgggagcg from Pieris napi chromosome 3, ilPieNapi1.2, whole genome shotgun sequence includes these protein-coding regions:
- the LOC125063765 gene encoding uncharacterized protein LOC125063765, translating into MGKPKYDSPTSNFPYKIPKRLNILSVPRKYIIDTGEGMPAINPRGIRKSALGAQATDRVTDVAWPYIRRFLILKRLYKNRFSQERTDRIDRMIEAANSTCYSKLANCVLDLKKQDSKEIKKKRGWTESEWKKHMEYISQIAGPRKDFRPPPIKRGHGKPLAALLPRINQICRFPDFKIYRRLSQEAWYRDPVKVPPNALKYVISDRVKKLAAPRVIPQPGAYD